One stretch of Paenibacillus sp. AN1007 DNA includes these proteins:
- a CDS encoding MoxR family ATPase, translating into MPVRKESIQIISAVRSNLESCIMGKSFEIQLLLTALLAGGHVLIEDVPGTGKTQLIKALSKSMRGEYRRIQCNPDILPSDITGVSVFHPKDERFYFRPGPVMTNILLADEINRATTKTQSALLEVMEERSVTVDGDTYNLPHPFMLCATQNPIDFEGTYTLPEAQLDRFMLKISLGYPDKDIEKTLLKQHQSGQPVDRLQSVTHMDQISAIQQEIKEVFIGDPVMDYLLDVVRHTRSHPSVLLGASPRAAISFMMAVKAFAFLQERDYVLPDDVKTMAPYVISHRIVLRPESRLDSMSSEAVLNSVLQQVRVPVSMGQ; encoded by the coding sequence ATGCCTGTGCGCAAAGAGTCGATCCAAATCATATCTGCAGTTCGTTCTAATCTGGAATCCTGCATTATGGGGAAATCCTTTGAAATTCAACTTTTACTCACAGCTTTGCTTGCAGGCGGACACGTTCTGATTGAAGACGTACCGGGAACGGGCAAAACACAGTTAATCAAAGCACTGTCCAAATCGATGCGCGGAGAATACCGCCGTATTCAGTGTAATCCTGATATTTTACCGAGCGATATTACGGGGGTATCCGTTTTTCATCCGAAAGATGAGCGTTTCTATTTCCGGCCCGGCCCGGTTATGACCAATATTTTGCTGGCGGACGAAATCAACCGTGCAACGACCAAAACACAGTCCGCTCTGCTCGAAGTCATGGAAGAACGCAGTGTAACTGTAGACGGTGATACCTACAATCTGCCTCATCCTTTCATGCTGTGCGCAACTCAAAATCCGATTGATTTCGAAGGAACATATACGCTGCCTGAAGCGCAGCTTGACCGTTTTATGTTAAAGATCAGTCTCGGTTATCCTGACAAGGATATTGAAAAAACACTGCTGAAGCAGCATCAATCCGGTCAGCCTGTGGACCGGCTGCAGTCGGTAACCCATATGGATCAGATTTCGGCGATTCAGCAGGAGATCAAGGAAGTGTTCATCGGGGATCCTGTAATGGACTACCTGCTGGACGTTGTTCGCCACACCCGCTCCCATCCGTCTGTACTGCTGGGTGCCAGCCCAAGGGCAGCTATTTCCTTTATGATGGCCGTGAAAGCTTTTGCCTTCCTGCAGGAGAGAGACTACGTGCTGCCGGACGATGTGAAAACGATGGCTCCGTATGTCATATCTCATCGTATCGTACTTCGTCCGGAATCCAGACTGGACAGCATGAGCTCGGAGGCCGTTCTGAATTCCGTGTTACAGCAGGTTCGCGTACCTGTATCGATGGGGCAATAG
- a CDS encoding DUF58 domain-containing protein — MVWMCCLAYVLFQGGKTSLMLLSMVTLICVYLAIAGFSGVKRAQGVRKLSSGQDHEELLHAGDQVQVRLSLTIPGFLPLPYVVVREMLHRHNGESWSFKESLIPSMRGSGELSFQTPPLERGKYVFSETECASEDIFGLIEHRGTFKAIGEFRVLPRTVFIPYWQLYDRKSRLSGPQTALTRSRRETTQINGVRDYVYGDRLSRIHWNATAKTGNWKSKEFEHESVPKTILVLDAMAGSYPHGEAFELAVSTTASLLDYGTRERMGMGLLTLAEKSSFMPPSESPIERQKMMHHLVDIQDNGQDASLLPGVEKIARQFPQGAYFVVISPQKDEKILEVLRWADTRGMTPCHILIDPAESRRSSEWNAMLRGRGTRSFTVAHLQELPTVMGGGSV; from the coding sequence ATGGTGTGGATGTGCTGTCTCGCGTACGTTTTGTTTCAGGGAGGAAAGACCTCGCTCATGCTCCTGTCTATGGTGACGCTGATCTGTGTTTACCTGGCGATCGCCGGATTCAGTGGAGTCAAACGGGCTCAGGGGGTGCGCAAACTCTCTTCTGGCCAGGATCATGAAGAACTGCTTCATGCTGGCGATCAGGTCCAAGTGCGGCTGAGCCTGACCATTCCCGGTTTTCTTCCTCTGCCTTACGTGGTTGTTCGTGAGATGCTGCATCGGCATAACGGGGAATCGTGGTCTTTTAAAGAAAGTCTGATCCCCAGTATGCGGGGATCTGGTGAGCTGTCCTTCCAGACACCGCCGCTTGAGCGGGGGAAATATGTTTTTTCAGAGACGGAATGTGCCAGCGAGGATATCTTCGGGCTGATTGAACACCGCGGGACTTTCAAAGCTATCGGAGAATTCCGCGTACTGCCTAGAACGGTATTCATTCCTTATTGGCAGCTCTATGATCGCAAGTCGCGTTTGTCAGGTCCGCAGACGGCATTGACACGTTCACGCAGAGAAACAACCCAGATTAACGGTGTGCGCGACTATGTGTATGGGGATCGTCTTTCCCGCATTCACTGGAATGCGACAGCAAAGACAGGGAACTGGAAGTCCAAAGAGTTCGAACACGAGTCTGTGCCGAAAACCATTCTCGTTCTGGATGCAATGGCAGGAAGCTATCCGCACGGAGAAGCATTTGAATTGGCCGTTTCCACCACAGCTTCCCTGCTGGATTACGGCACGAGGGAACGTATGGGGATGGGGTTGTTAACCTTAGCTGAAAAGTCGTCCTTCATGCCTCCGAGTGAGAGTCCGATTGAGCGGCAAAAGATGATGCATCATCTGGTGGACATACAGGATAACGGTCAAGATGCGTCCCTGCTGCCGGGTGTGGAGAAAATAGCTCGGCAATTCCCGCAAGGGGCATACTTTGTTGTCATTTCTCCGCAAAAAGACGAAAAAATACTTGAGGTGCTCCGCTGGGCAGATACCCGCGGCATGACCCCATGTCATATACTGATCGACCCGGCGGAATCTCGTCGAAGCTCGGAATGGAATGCCATGCTGCGCGGCAGAGGCACGAGATCATTCACAGTTGCCCATCTGCAGGAGCTTCCAACGGTCATGGGGGGAGGTTCGGTATGA
- a CDS encoding transglutaminase domain-containing protein produces MSGSRHDNLGLKRSWYHAASLLWIFLIALQWISFTQESWYTETTSLVLWTLAAVSILEVILPLKVLYRAIIKAVVVVYILHKTLIDYSVYIPYGTLTERIEQFIMHMPPYIWFSLCAWVMLEAAIRLVNTTRRILVFLGVNIISLGILDSFTQIPLWVEIAWVMFAGMGWLVCQHFRNYQLQYPQGWKRLIRYPYKILANIAIIFSLIIVASVNMPEIPPTLTDPYTAWRNYTGTTSNQAGNGVLDIPAATESGYSREDNQLGGGFNFDYTPVMSITTSDRSYWRGETRSEYTGTGWDEPGRASMENVSASQTLANEQAGKVNTKQVTQKVTMLNDTVYPIMFGAYSISQVSSVNGEERASRMLWNAERAELHVVTTRQQPQYPKNYTVVSEVPIIVEDELRTKSSEALYSNNPAEDKYLQLPSRFPERVKDLASEITASAKTPYEKVALLQNYLQQNFNYTNNPDLSRKVSSDFVEGFLFDIREGYCDYFSTALVMMARSEGIPARWVKGYAPGQMSLNSDMQAPRQPGAPIETTYTVTNADAHSWAEVYFGEYGWIPVEATPGFDMPLLTEAPEVQPADQPADQPEEEPVQEEEQTPAPEQTTAAIPTFVIWIAGAVIVLWVAYMFWRSRLSLRFLLLRLRTGGPLTPEQKVLAETERWIRYARRRGLTRSGDETLRESVNRWGQLKPSARETLEQLLMKFEQTRYSPEAVTADDWKVVYQAALKLRKELKAERA; encoded by the coding sequence ATGAGCGGCAGCAGACATGACAACTTGGGATTGAAAAGATCTTGGTACCACGCCGCATCCCTGCTCTGGATATTTCTGATTGCTCTGCAGTGGATATCGTTCACCCAGGAATCCTGGTATACCGAGACAACCTCGCTCGTGCTGTGGACGCTGGCAGCTGTAAGCATTCTGGAGGTTATTCTCCCTCTCAAAGTGCTGTATCGAGCGATCATCAAGGCCGTTGTTGTCGTATACATCTTGCATAAAACGTTGATTGATTACAGTGTGTATATTCCTTACGGCACGTTAACAGAGCGCATAGAGCAGTTTATTATGCATATGCCTCCGTATATCTGGTTTTCTTTGTGTGCGTGGGTGATGTTAGAGGCGGCGATTCGCCTTGTGAATACAACCCGCCGGATTCTTGTGTTCCTGGGTGTTAATATTATATCCTTGGGCATCCTGGATTCCTTTACTCAGATTCCACTGTGGGTGGAGATTGCCTGGGTAATGTTTGCGGGCATGGGCTGGCTTGTATGCCAGCACTTCCGTAATTATCAGCTGCAGTATCCGCAGGGATGGAAACGGTTGATTCGGTATCCTTACAAAATACTGGCGAATATTGCTATCATCTTTTCATTAATCATTGTGGCCAGTGTAAATATGCCGGAAATTCCGCCAACCTTGACGGACCCGTATACGGCATGGCGGAATTACACCGGAACAACGTCGAACCAAGCGGGGAACGGCGTACTGGATATTCCGGCTGCAACCGAGTCTGGTTACAGTCGCGAGGACAATCAGCTTGGCGGAGGATTTAACTTTGATTACACGCCTGTGATGTCCATAACGACCAGTGACCGCAGCTACTGGCGCGGTGAGACACGTTCGGAGTATACAGGAACAGGCTGGGATGAGCCCGGACGTGCGTCCATGGAAAATGTGTCAGCCAGTCAGACGCTGGCCAATGAGCAGGCCGGAAAAGTGAATACGAAACAGGTCACACAGAAAGTGACGATGTTGAATGATACAGTATATCCGATCATGTTTGGAGCGTACTCTATATCGCAGGTAAGCTCGGTGAACGGTGAAGAGCGCGCGAGCCGTATGCTTTGGAATGCAGAGCGGGCTGAACTGCATGTTGTAACGACACGGCAGCAGCCGCAGTATCCTAAAAACTATACGGTTGTGTCAGAGGTGCCGATTATCGTAGAAGATGAGCTGCGTACCAAATCATCTGAAGCCCTCTATTCCAATAATCCGGCTGAGGACAAGTATTTGCAGCTTCCCTCCCGATTTCCTGAGCGGGTAAAAGACCTCGCTTCCGAGATTACGGCATCTGCAAAAACACCGTATGAAAAAGTGGCATTACTGCAAAACTATTTACAACAAAACTTTAATTACACCAACAATCCGGATCTGTCCCGAAAAGTGAGCAGCGACTTTGTCGAAGGTTTCTTATTTGATATTCGCGAAGGGTATTGCGATTACTTTTCTACTGCACTTGTGATGATGGCCCGGTCAGAAGGTATCCCGGCAAGATGGGTTAAGGGGTATGCACCTGGACAGATGTCGCTGAATTCCGATATGCAGGCTCCTCGTCAGCCTGGTGCACCTATCGAAACGACGTACACGGTAACCAATGCGGATGCTCACTCTTGGGCTGAAGTTTACTTTGGCGAGTACGGATGGATTCCGGTTGAAGCAACACCGGGATTTGATATGCCGCTGCTGACCGAAGCACCGGAGGTGCAGCCAGCTGACCAGCCAGCTGACCAGCCAGAGGAAGAACCGGTTCAAGAAGAAGAACAAACGCCGGCTCCCGAGCAGACGACTGCGGCGATTCCGACCTTTGTCATCTGGATTGCCGGTGCTGTAATCGTATTGTGGGTAGCTTACATGTTCTGGCGCAGCCGTCTTTCCCTGCGATTCCTGCTGCTCCGCCTGCGAACAGGCGGACCGCTGACACCTGAACAGAAGGTGCTGGCTGAGACAGAGCGCTGGATTCGTTATGCGAGAAGACGAGGCCTGACTCGCAGCGGGGACGAAACGCTCCGCGAGTCTGTAAACCGCTGGGGTCAGCTTAAACCGTCCGCTCGCGAGACATTGGAACAGCTGCTTATGAAGTTTGAACAGACCCGCTATAGTCCAGAGGCGGTAACCGCTGATGACTGGAAGGTTGTCTATCAGGCAGCCTTGAAGCTGCGGAAGGAATTGAAAGCGGAACGGGCTTAA
- a CDS encoding YqeG family HAD IIIA-type phosphatase, which translates to MFKMLLPKLRVDTVFDINLEELYAQGYRGIITDLDNTLVGAKAPDATPELIEWFARVKEVGFKLMIVSNNNLNRVSLFATPLDIQFVHSARKPSNVPFRKAMNMMELPPEKTIVVGDQMLTDVYGGNRLGLYTVLVLPISIGDEGFMTRFNRRVERIALSNLRKKGLWLEEEKKK; encoded by the coding sequence TTGTTTAAAATGTTACTGCCCAAGCTGCGTGTAGACACAGTTTTTGACATTAATCTGGAAGAGCTGTACGCTCAAGGGTATCGTGGAATCATAACTGACCTGGATAATACGCTTGTTGGAGCAAAAGCACCTGATGCCACACCCGAATTGATCGAATGGTTCGCGCGTGTCAAAGAGGTGGGATTCAAGCTGATGATTGTGTCCAATAACAATCTGAATCGGGTGTCCCTGTTTGCGACTCCGCTGGATATCCAGTTTGTGCATAGTGCACGCAAACCATCGAATGTACCGTTTCGTAAAGCAATGAACATGATGGAGCTGCCTCCCGAGAAAACCATTGTTGTGGGGGATCAAATGCTCACCGACGTTTACGGAGGGAACAGACTTGGACTATATACCGTTCTGGTGCTGCCGATTTCCATCGGAGATGAGGGATTCATGACCCGCTTTAATCGGAGAGTAGAACGAATTGCCCTGTCTAATTTGCGGAAGAAAGGCTTATGGCTTGAGGAGGAAAAGAAGAAATGA
- the yqeH gene encoding ribosome biogenesis GTPase YqeH, whose product MTEPHNGSIAVRCSGCGVNLQTENPDLPGFIPEKALDREPVICQRCFRIKNYNESSSVTVDQDEFLALLSKIGDKDALVIHIVDLFDFDGSIISGLQRFVGNNPVLLAVNKTDLLPKVTNWNKVRNWVQKQAKEQGLRTVDVVLCSAKQNQGFDRLLELVGTYRGDRDVYVVGGTNVGKSTLINRLIRDYSDLEQELTTSRYPGTTLDMVNIPLDDGKYIIDTPGIVYPWRFSEIVSRKDLAAIMPEKPLKPAVYQLNSGQTLFFGGMARFDFIEGDRQSFTCFISTALDIHRTKLERADDLYRDHLGELLSPPTRENAAEMPEWTRHEFRIKRGSQSDVFISGLGWIKVNGDNGALVAVHVPKGIRVQIRPSLI is encoded by the coding sequence ATGACAGAACCGCATAACGGCAGTATTGCCGTAAGATGCAGTGGATGCGGCGTGAATCTGCAGACGGAAAATCCGGATCTGCCTGGATTTATTCCCGAGAAAGCACTTGACCGTGAACCGGTCATCTGCCAGCGCTGTTTCCGTATCAAAAATTATAACGAATCATCATCTGTCACAGTGGATCAGGATGAGTTCCTGGCTCTGCTCAGCAAAATCGGGGATAAGGATGCTTTGGTCATTCATATCGTTGATTTGTTTGATTTTGATGGCAGTATTATTTCGGGCCTGCAGCGCTTTGTTGGAAACAATCCGGTACTGCTAGCCGTGAACAAAACGGACTTGCTCCCTAAAGTAACCAACTGGAATAAAGTTCGGAACTGGGTGCAGAAGCAGGCGAAAGAACAGGGACTGCGAACGGTAGATGTTGTGCTGTGCAGTGCGAAGCAGAATCAAGGTTTTGATCGTCTGCTTGAGCTTGTTGGTACGTACCGTGGAGATCGGGATGTGTATGTGGTCGGCGGAACCAATGTTGGTAAATCGACACTGATTAACCGCTTGATCCGAGACTACAGCGATCTGGAACAGGAATTGACAACATCGCGTTATCCGGGAACAACGCTGGATATGGTGAACATTCCGCTGGACGATGGAAAATATATCATTGATACGCCTGGAATTGTGTATCCATGGCGCTTCAGCGAGATCGTATCTCGTAAGGACCTTGCAGCGATTATGCCGGAGAAACCGCTTAAACCCGCGGTATATCAATTGAATTCCGGTCAGACGCTGTTCTTTGGCGGTATGGCCCGGTTTGATTTTATTGAAGGCGATCGTCAATCGTTCACCTGCTTCATCAGTACTGCGCTGGATATTCATCGGACAAAATTGGAGCGGGCAGATGATCTTTACCGTGATCACCTCGGAGAATTGCTTTCTCCGCCAACCCGTGAGAATGCCGCGGAGATGCCTGAATGGACGAGACATGAATTCCGGATCAAACGCGGCAGTCAGTCAGACGTATTCATCTCTGGTCTGGGCTGGATCAAGGTTAACGGAGATAACGGTGCTTTGGTGGCTGTCCATGTACCAAAAGGGATTCGAGTACAGATTCGTCCTTCCCTGATCTAG
- the aroE gene encoding shikimate dehydrogenase: protein MSTENKFNSSLPLLLGVMGDPIAHSKSPAMHNAALKAAGVHGMYMPLHVHPDQLEAAVRGITALGYRGVNVTIPHKEQVMQYLDVIDESARLIGAVNTIVNENGTLTGYNTDGIGYVRSLKEEAVPQIEGKRIAVLGAGGAARGVIYALALEKPGQISILNRTADRAVSLAADLQSYDLGNISGGGMQDAQAVLAAADIVINTTAAGMHPHMDEVPVDPAWIREGAAVSDLIYNPLETRLLRESRLRGCTVHGGLGMFVYQGAVAFEHWLGISAPVDAMRRAVLESFENNN, encoded by the coding sequence ATGTCGACAGAGAACAAGTTCAATTCTTCACTTCCGCTGCTGCTTGGTGTGATGGGTGACCCGATTGCTCATTCCAAGTCACCGGCGATGCATAATGCGGCGTTAAAGGCAGCGGGTGTGCATGGAATGTACATGCCGCTTCATGTGCACCCCGATCAGCTGGAAGCTGCTGTTCGTGGAATCACTGCACTGGGCTATCGTGGTGTTAATGTCACGATTCCGCATAAGGAGCAGGTGATGCAGTATCTCGATGTGATCGATGAAAGTGCACGCTTGATCGGGGCAGTGAATACAATCGTGAATGAAAATGGTACACTGACAGGGTACAATACAGACGGAATCGGATATGTACGTTCGCTGAAGGAGGAGGCTGTTCCTCAGATTGAAGGGAAACGAATCGCAGTTCTCGGAGCAGGCGGCGCTGCAAGAGGTGTCATCTATGCACTTGCACTGGAGAAACCCGGACAGATCAGCATTCTGAATCGAACAGCGGACAGAGCGGTCAGTCTTGCTGCCGATTTGCAAAGTTATGATTTGGGGAATATTTCCGGAGGTGGCATGCAGGATGCTCAAGCTGTACTTGCTGCTGCTGATATCGTAATTAATACGACAGCAGCTGGTATGCATCCACACATGGATGAAGTGCCTGTTGATCCTGCATGGATTCGTGAAGGGGCAGCTGTCAGTGATCTGATCTACAACCCGCTTGAGACTCGTCTGCTGCGTGAATCCCGTTTACGCGGCTGTACGGTACATGGCGGGCTGGGAATGTTTGTTTATCAAGGAGCTGTCGCATTTGAACACTGGCTTGGCATCTCGGCTCCGGTTGATGCGATGAGACGAGCAGTACTGGAAAGTTTTGAGAATAATAATTGA
- the yhbY gene encoding ribosome assembly RNA-binding protein YhbY, producing the protein MLTGKQKRFLRSQAHHLTPVFQIGKGGTNDHLFRHIEEAIEKRELMKVQVLNNNLDDKNEIAAEVARETGSELVQVIGSTIILYKESRDNKQIELPR; encoded by the coding sequence ATGTTAACTGGTAAACAAAAGCGTTTTTTGCGGTCACAAGCACATCATCTGACCCCTGTTTTTCAAATTGGCAAAGGGGGGACCAACGATCACTTGTTCCGCCACATTGAAGAGGCGATCGAAAAGCGTGAGCTGATGAAAGTGCAGGTGCTGAACAACAATCTCGATGATAAAAACGAAATTGCTGCAGAGGTTGCTCGTGAAACAGGCAGCGAGCTTGTGCAGGTCATTGGAAGCACCATCATTCTGTACAAAGAATCGCGTGATAATAAACAAATCGAACTTCCAAGATAA
- the nadD gene encoding nicotinate-nucleotide adenylyltransferase, producing MKIGIMGGTFDPIHMGHLLAAEAARDSHALDEIWFMPSHVPPHKPEAGAAGQQRLEMTKAAVKDTPQYEVLGIEMELGGVSYTIDTMRELWRRHPEHEFYFIIGADMVNYLPKWEEIEVLASKMTFIGVGRPGFQLHLDDLPDELQGRVLLAEMPLVDISSTAIRRRLASGHSVRFMIPDAVHQYIVRSGLYGTKP from the coding sequence GTGAAGATCGGCATCATGGGCGGTACGTTTGATCCGATCCACATGGGGCATCTGCTGGCAGCCGAAGCGGCACGGGATTCGCATGCATTGGATGAAATCTGGTTCATGCCCTCCCATGTCCCCCCTCACAAACCAGAAGCAGGTGCAGCTGGACAGCAGCGTCTGGAGATGACAAAGGCTGCTGTAAAAGATACTCCCCAGTATGAGGTATTAGGTATCGAAATGGAACTGGGAGGCGTATCTTATACGATAGATACGATGCGTGAATTATGGCGGCGTCACCCCGAACATGAATTTTATTTCATCATCGGAGCAGATATGGTGAATTATCTTCCCAAATGGGAAGAGATTGAAGTACTGGCGTCCAAAATGACCTTTATCGGTGTTGGACGCCCGGGCTTCCAGCTGCATCTGGACGATTTACCGGATGAACTGCAGGGACGGGTTCTGCTGGCCGAGATGCCGCTTGTCGATATTTCATCCACAGCCATTCGCAGACGTCTTGCGAGTGGACATTCGGTGCGGTTTATGATCCCGGATGCAGTTCATCAATATATTGTTAGGAGCGGTTTATATGGCACTAAGCCGTGA
- the yqeK gene encoding bis(5'-nucleosyl)-tetraphosphatase (symmetrical) YqeK translates to MALSREELIEAVSAQMPAKRWKHTQGVMESAVALAEKYGADPVKADVAAILHDVAKYWPVAEMEAVIRDNGLNAELLQHDKQLWHSEVGAFVAERDYGVSDSEIIHAIRWHTSGRVGMSLLDKVVCLADYIEPGRDFPGVEYIREQAQRSLEEGLIAGFDSTISLLLSQRRVIYPLTVLSRNDLIAQL, encoded by the coding sequence ATGGCACTAAGCCGTGAGGAATTAATAGAGGCTGTCTCCGCACAGATGCCAGCCAAGCGCTGGAAGCATACCCAGGGTGTCATGGAATCAGCAGTCGCTTTGGCAGAGAAGTATGGTGCTGATCCCGTAAAAGCAGATGTGGCAGCGATTCTGCATGACGTGGCCAAATATTGGCCGGTAGCGGAGATGGAAGCGGTCATTCGTGATAACGGATTAAATGCAGAACTTCTGCAGCATGATAAACAGCTCTGGCATTCGGAAGTGGGTGCTTTTGTAGCTGAACGTGATTATGGTGTGTCGGATTCTGAAATTATTCATGCGATTCGGTGGCATACTTCTGGTAGGGTAGGCATGAGTCTGTTAGACAAAGTGGTATGCCTTGCCGATTATATTGAGCCGGGACGTGATTTCCCGGGTGTAGAGTATATTCGTGAGCAGGCACAGCGCAGTCTGGAGGAAGGTTTGATCGCGGGGTTTGATTCGACAATCAGCCTGCTTCTTTCCCAGCGCCGTGTCATCTATCCGCTGACGGTGCTCTCACGTAATGACTTGATTGCACAATTATAG
- the rsfS gene encoding ribosome silencing factor, with the protein MTVSSKELMNMVVAAADDKKASNIVALDLNNISLVADYFVICHGNSDTQVQAIAAEIRKQAHAAGAVIKGIEGMDSARWVLMDLGDVVVHVFHRDEREYYNIERLWSDAKVVETV; encoded by the coding sequence ATGACGGTATCATCGAAAGAACTTATGAATATGGTGGTTGCTGCCGCTGACGATAAAAAAGCATCGAACATCGTAGCGCTTGACCTGAATAATATCTCGCTCGTTGCCGATTATTTTGTAATCTGCCACGGTAACTCGGATACACAGGTGCAGGCTATTGCTGCCGAGATCCGCAAACAGGCTCACGCTGCCGGTGCGGTTATTAAAGGTATTGAAGGTATGGACTCTGCACGTTGGGTCCTGATGGATCTGGGCGATGTGGTCGTTCACGTCTTCCATCGCGATGAGCGCGAGTATTACAATATCGAGCGTCTCTGGTCTGATGCCAAAGTGGTGGAAACGGTATGA
- a CDS encoding S1-like domain-containing RNA-binding protein, with translation MSLIAGTVVSLPVSREVSPFGYFLTTGSEDVLLHYTELTREIKIGETLEVFVFFDTEDRLAVTMKKPYLTLGEMAKLVVADVHPRLGCFLEMGLGRQLLLPIRELPELEELRPQVGDEVFVIMEHDKQGRLRAKLAGERELAPLAFHAPTTWVNEWVEALVYKPLQMGTFVLVDGGVLGFGAIGMIHSSERSHMLRLGEKVKCRVTLVREDGRVNLAMTQRKEVGRNEDADKLLAFMKERPMGGMPYSDATPPDIIKQRFGISKSAFKRALGKLMKDGLVVQKESWTYLSESAPKPQQEEK, from the coding sequence ATGAGTTTGATCGCAGGAACAGTCGTCTCGCTGCCGGTTTCACGCGAAGTGTCTCCTTTTGGCTACTTTTTGACGACAGGATCGGAAGATGTACTGCTTCACTATACCGAGCTGACTCGGGAGATCAAGATTGGTGAAACACTGGAGGTTTTTGTATTCTTCGATACAGAAGATCGCCTCGCTGTTACGATGAAAAAACCTTACCTTACGCTGGGTGAGATGGCTAAACTGGTTGTAGCCGATGTGCATCCGCGTCTCGGCTGCTTTCTGGAGATGGGACTCGGTCGTCAGCTGCTGCTTCCGATTCGTGAACTGCCTGAACTCGAAGAACTTCGTCCTCAAGTAGGAGATGAAGTGTTCGTGATCATGGAACACGACAAACAGGGACGTCTGCGTGCCAAATTAGCCGGAGAACGGGAACTTGCACCTCTTGCCTTCCATGCTCCAACTACGTGGGTGAATGAGTGGGTGGAAGCGCTCGTGTACAAGCCGCTGCAGATGGGTACGTTTGTACTTGTAGACGGCGGAGTACTGGGCTTTGGGGCGATTGGTATGATCCATTCCTCCGAGCGCAGTCATATGCTGCGTTTGGGTGAGAAGGTGAAATGCCGGGTTACGCTCGTGCGTGAAGACGGCCGGGTGAATCTGGCTATGACGCAGCGTAAAGAAGTTGGGCGTAATGAAGACGCAGACAAGCTGCTTGCATTCATGAAAGAACGTCCTATGGGCGGCATGCCGTATTCTGATGCGACTCCGCCTGATATTATCAAGCAGCGCTTCGGCATCAGCAAATCCGCGTTCAAACGTGCTCTCGGTAAGCTGATGAAGGATGGCCTGGTAGTACAAAAGGAAAGCTGGACGTATCTGTCCGAATCTGCGCCCAAACCACAGCAGGAAGAGAAGTGA
- a CDS encoding class I SAM-dependent methyltransferase translates to MSYRKFAYVYDELMEDMPYPDWIRFARTAWEQHGMPKSVAELGCGTGSITIPLVNSGFEVTGIDLSADMLSVARSKMEATSQGHRLYRGGSVRWVQQDMREWRVPEPVDSVISFCDCVNYLLESEDVIRTFRRTYEMLKPEGTFLFDVHHPNTLIRYDEEQPFVLDERSVSYIWTCDLDQERCEIEHHLSIFSRIEDGSRDTYQRFEEVHVQRAYDPDWMKLELCKAGFRDVKVYADFEWQEAGDSAQRLFYVAVK, encoded by the coding sequence ATGTCTTACCGGAAATTTGCCTACGTTTACGATGAATTAATGGAAGATATGCCTTATCCGGACTGGATAAGGTTTGCAAGAACAGCCTGGGAACAGCATGGCATGCCTAAAAGTGTGGCGGAGCTTGGCTGCGGAACGGGTTCAATCACCATTCCGCTGGTGAATTCCGGCTTTGAAGTGACGGGCATTGACCTTTCGGCAGATATGCTGTCGGTTGCCCGCAGCAAGATGGAAGCAACGTCTCAAGGACATCGGTTGTACCGGGGAGGCAGCGTGCGCTGGGTGCAGCAGGATATGCGGGAGTGGAGAGTGCCTGAACCTGTGGACTCGGTCATATCGTTCTGTGATTGTGTGAACTATTTGCTGGAATCAGAAGATGTGATTCGTACATTCAGGCGAACATATGAGATGCTGAAGCCAGAAGGTACGTTTCTGTTTGATGTGCATCATCCGAACACACTCATTCGTTATGATGAAGAGCAGCCTTTTGTACTGGATGAGCGTTCCGTGTCTTACATCTGGACATGTGATCTGGACCAGGAGCGGTGTGAAATCGAGCACCATCTAAGCATTTTCTCGCGTATTGAAGACGGCAGCAGGGATACGTACCAGAGATTTGAGGAAGTTCATGTGCAGCGTGCTTATGATCCGGATTGGATGAAGCTGGAGCTGTGCAAAGCGGGCTTCCGAGACGTGAAGGTGTATGCGGACTTTGAGTGGCAAGAGGCTGGAGACAGTGCGCAGCGTTTGTTCTACGTGGCTGTAAAATAA